A stretch of the Streptococcus himalayensis genome encodes the following:
- the trmB gene encoding tRNA (guanosine(46)-N7)-methyltransferase TrmB: MRVRNRKGATELLENNPQYVVLNPADAKGKWQDIFGNDHPIHVEVGSGKGAFITGMARQNPEINYIGIDIQKSVLSYALDKVLATDAPNIKLLWVDGSDLTNYFEKAEIDRLYLNFSDPWPKKRHEKRRLTYKSFLDTYKEILPEKGEIHFKTDNRGLFEYSLVSFSQYGMRLKGVWLDLHASDMEGNVMTEYEKKFSNKGQVIYRVEAEF, from the coding sequence ATGAGAGTCAGAAATCGAAAAGGGGCGACCGAATTACTAGAAAACAACCCCCAGTATGTAGTCTTAAATCCGGCGGATGCCAAGGGAAAATGGCAGGATATTTTTGGAAATGATCACCCCATCCACGTCGAAGTAGGAAGCGGAAAAGGGGCCTTTATCACAGGTATGGCTCGGCAAAATCCTGAGATTAACTACATCGGAATTGACATTCAGAAATCGGTATTAAGCTATGCCTTGGATAAGGTCTTGGCAACGGACGCTCCAAATATTAAACTGCTCTGGGTGGACGGCTCTGACCTGACCAATTATTTTGAAAAAGCTGAGATTGACCGTCTATATCTGAACTTTTCGGACCCATGGCCTAAAAAACGCCATGAGAAACGCCGCTTGACCTATAAGAGTTTTCTAGATACCTATAAGGAAATCCTTCCAGAAAAAGGGGAAATTCATTTTAAGACAGACAACCGTGGGCTCTTTGAGTATAGTCTAGTCAGTTTTTCCCAGTACGGCATGAGGTTAAAGGGTGTTTGGCTAGATTTACATGCGAGCGACATGGAAGGCAATGTCATGACCGAGTATGAAAAGAAATTCTCCAACAAAGGCCAAGTCATCTACCGCGT